The DNA window TGTATGAAAAACCCGAAGCGGCAGAGCCGACGGATCGGGTGGTGCTGGTGCGCGAGGGGTTCTCGTTTTGGGCGTTTGCACTGCATATCCTCTGGCTGCTGGGCAACCGCTTGTGGTTGGTCGCACTGGGCTATGTGGTGGCGATGGGGCTCATTGTTGAAGTGGGCGGCATGCTGCAGGTGTCAGCGATTTCTATCGGCATTTTGCAGGCCGGGTTGCAGGTGCTGCTGGGCTTCAACGCCTATGACCTGGAAGCGATGACGCTGCGCCGCAAGGGCTACCGCTTCGCCGGGGTGATTGTGGCGGAATCGCCGATGCATGCGCAGCGGCGCTATCACGAATTCGCGGCCTGACATG is part of the Pseudomonadota bacterium genome and encodes:
- a CDS encoding DUF2628 domain-containing protein — translated: MFGPSEKTFTVYEKPEAAEPTDRVVLVREGFSFWAFALHILWLLGNRLWLVALGYVVAMGLIVEVGGMLQVSAISIGILQAGLQVLLGFNAYDLEAMTLRRKGYRFAGVIVAESPMHAQRRYHEFAA